Sequence from the Zeugodacus cucurbitae isolate PBARC_wt_2022May chromosome 5, idZeuCucr1.2, whole genome shotgun sequence genome:
TAAAATGCTTCACTACATTTGCTAGCTAAATACAtaaagtatacaaaaatataaataatttcatttaattgcatagacgatatttaaaattaatatacaaaaacagTAAACATACCAATGAAGCTAAAAATTTCGCTGGTTTTTTTGTGCCCATAGAGTAGGCGACATTAAGACCGTCGATAACGCAATCATAAGGAGCTGTTTTCGTGACATAGCGCTTGAAGTGTTCAACTTCTTCTGGCGTTGATTTCTGGAAGACATCATTGCGTATGAGTACCTTATTTAAAAAGGAATTGCTCAATTTAGCATACTCTGCATCAGTAATAGTAACAGTTCTCATGTGCACTTTACATTGATTACATTTGCCTTGTGCGTCTATTTGTGATAACTCTGCATTATGTAgattgttatttaatatttctgttaTACATTTCGCTACATTTGCGGTTATAATCAGTTCATACTTTTCccaaaaagcaaataatttttctaaattgcaCTGTAAAGTCAGTGGTTCCTGCGCTACGTACTGTAAATATGCAGAATATGCTTCACATTTAGGTTCCTTGCCTTGTGCCACGGTTTCTTCGAGCAAGTTCCAACCGATATTTAATTCACTCTTAGCAAAAGCTTTTACCGTGAGTTCAGTATAAGCGCCAATACTTGGTGTACTAGTCAGTTTAGACATATTTAACAAATCTACTCCCATTTGCCATTCTTTTGTACAAACCAAaccatatattaaattttcacatgTCGAGGCATCAAGAATTTCATAACGTTCTCGCAATTTAGCATATATATCCAAAATATCTTGTTTCTCTTCTGGCGTAAGTGAAGCATCATTTACACCTCTTTTATGGTAAGTACTATTATAAATACGCAAAAGACGTCCAAAAGACGCTAAGTTGGGTTCCAGCCCACATTCGCGTAAATAGTGCACATAGCTTTTGGCCAGGGAAAGTTGATCAGTGCCGCCACACAGCCCGAGAATTATAGCATCAACATTGCTGTAACTTATGTGCTTGTACTTAGATATCAAATTGTTTCGCAATTCTTGCCACTCACTGTCACTCAACTCGGTTCGTTGCTCAAATAAATCCTTCTTTACGCTTAGCAAATGATCCGTATGTGGTACACTAAGTTGTGAACGTTTGTAGGTGCTGGACTTTCTTGCTACATGGtttattaattgtaattgtaatgacGATAAGTATGGGGATATCTTTTTACATTgacgaaatatatttaaacataacATTTTATTCAAAACGTTGTTGGATTGGTGGGGTAAAACGAATAAACAGAAATGTGAATGCATTTATCAGCTGATCTGCAGAGGCCGGCAATAATTGAACCCAGCaggaaaaatgtaaatgtaaatggaaTATGGTATCTACAGTAAATCTAACAAAATACatgcttttaattgaaaaataccaaaatattatTGTGGCAATTATGCGATATATtatagtaatattatcgtgACAGCCGATTcttgtttatttgatttgatttttatcCGCACAAGGGTTGTTCATTTTGcaatttaattctaattatttaggtaagttgttgttgtagaaatatCGACTTTTATATCGGAAATTCATGGTGTATCTCTAATAATGACAACAGCTGGTGTTTTGGtaaatctttttattattttgttatttgaagGAAAGGTTGTATTGTTTCTTAATGTTAATCAGTATTTTTAAAACGATGAGGAATAATATAGTCTGATGAAATAAAAAtcacataataataatttctttgtgGAGAAGTACACAATTTAACCATTCATAATGTTTGAAGATGATTTAATAAACGCCGTTCGAAAATATCCTTGTTTGTatgataaaaacaacaaaacttctGAAAGAacacaacaaattattaaaaggtGTTGGAATAACGTTTCAATAGAAACTGGTGAACCTGGTAAGTTtacattctttaaatatgtgaatatatgcaGATTACTTTTATTTCTTCTGCACAGTGGAAAGGTGTCAATCCCGTTGGAGATCACTTCGCGATCGTTTTGttagagaaaataaaaactatgttaAACGAAACCAAGTAAGTTTGTGGAAATTTATGGAGAATTTGGAGTTTCTTAGGGAGTTCATTGATACACGGTCAGTAATGATTATTTTTTCAAGATATTAccttgatttatattttattcatacaCTCAGgcgaaagaaaatcaaaatggaAGTAAATCACCGTGATATATTACAAACAAATAGTGAAGAAATTGACGATGAAAGTTTTTGCAGCAATGATAACAACCATTTTGGGGAAGAAAATTCGAATTCTTCCCAAAAGAGATCTTGTGATGAGAGCTTAGATTTTGAATTTGAAGATTTTACGACTATCGAGATACAGTCGGAGCAGAATATACCACATATTGAAGCTTTAATAGAAACGCCACTTACTGAACCGTCCATCAGTCAATCTTTTAAAAGATCAATACGTTCAAGAACTAATACAAAAGATACTGAAACAAAGTTTGATACGTTAGTTGGCACACTAAATGAATACATCAAAAGCCGTCTTAAGGAGAGAAAGAAAAGTAAACATGAAGATTTTTTTGGACTACTAAATACCTATCTTTCTAAATTACCCGAGAAAGACCAAGATAATTTAAAGGCTGATATTTTAATTATGGTGTTGAATAAAACACGAGAAGCATAAACTCATAATACCTTTATACCATTTTCTAATTTAAGTTTCTCACTTttgaataaagttaaatttatactatatatgataatgTAATTATCATAAAACTCGCCATTTCGAAATATGTAGTTGAAAAGATTAttaaggaaaataaaataaaaaaacatggaaaattgattttaaattatattacaagAGAAACCgctagttaataatttaaatgagtAATTGAAATACTTCATTAGAAAGGAATGTATTGCTCTATtatgagtgtatatatatacgaatGTGTTCCCTAAGTAGTTTTGGTGTGATAACTATGATTTACGAAATATAAAGTCAGACTcgctataatatataatataataatagacTCTTTTGGCCATCttaaaggaaatatttatttcttaagacTTTTATACagttaaataacaacaaaaggatTATCGTATAACTGTACAATCTCATCCAATTCTCTACTAAATTTATGTATTCATAAaagaatacattttatttacaataattaaacaataatcaaTATTGTTACATTGCACCAACATAGACACCAtaaaattgaaacaattttattacaagCCTTTATGGCTCAGGGCATAAAGTGTTAAGAATTCACCATAAATGCCTGTTTCCGAATTAATTCTCTGAACGTACCAGCTTCACTTGTAATCAATTCATCGTAGCGCCCTTGCTCTACTACACTACCGTTTTCTAAAACTGCAATTTTGTCAGCGTTACGTATAGTGCTTAACCTGTGCGCAATTGTAAGTACTGTGCGTCCTTTGGATACTTGTTCGATGGCGTTCTGAACCAATTCTTCGGATACAGAATCCAGCGCGCTGGTGGCCTCATCCAATATCAATATCGCAggattctataaaaaaatatatttatatgagttttTTTGTACTAATCCAATGCATTTATATTACCTTAATAAGTGCTCTTGCTATCGCTACACGTTGCCTCTGACCACCACTTAGCATCATACCACGTTGTCCAACAAGCGTATTCAGACCATTTGGTAGTTGTGAGGCGAATTCGTCTACATGTGCTTTACGAATGGCATCTGCAAATGCTTCCTCGTTAACTTTAGTGCCCGGATTAAGGCCGTACAGTATATTATCACGTATTGAGCCAGAAAAAAGCGTAGGTTCCTGCAGTTAGTGTTACAGTTAAACACCTCTAAAACTGATAACTGAACGCGCTCACCTGATTTACTGCACCAATATGACTACGTAGCCAGATAGGATTTAATTCTCTCAGATCAGTACCATCTAATAGTACTCGCCCTTGTAGAGGGTCATATAGACGCAACAGCAATGTAGATATTGTTGTTTTGCCTGAACCACTACGTCCCACCACTGCAGTTGTCTCGCCAGGCAGGAGAATGAGATTAAAGTTGTTCAAAATTATGCTCTCCACACGGGATGGAAAACTgaataaaacattttcgaacttaatttcTCCACGCGGTGCAATTTGCGGTATGAAACCTGTATGTAATGGGATTGCATATTGACGATCGAGTATTTCCCAGACACGCTGCGCTGCCCCTACACCTTTATTTAATTCTGTATAAAAATTGGAGAGTCCATTAATGGATATAGCAGAATAGGCAGCGTACAGTATGAAAGATGTCAATGCGCCTATACTGAGTGCGTCACTAATAACTAGTGTGCCACCATAATAAAGTACAGAAATTATTATAACGTTGCCGGAGAAACCAGTCTGTAAGAAAGTGataattataatacaatatCTGATAGCATATTTTGAATTCTTACCAAACCAAAGAATAGAGAACGTGCTTTCACCTCCTTATAACCAAGGTTTAAAGCATCAGCTAGTAGCAGCTCATAAGCTTTACTCTCTTCATGCTCTTTGCAAAAACCTTTTACTGTCTTTATATTGCCCAGACGCTCCTCTACAGTTTTTGATATATTAGCGAATTTGTCCAAAAGACTTCGTGTAATGTTGCGTACATAGCGCCCGTAGATAATAGCCATACCGGCGACGCATGGTACAACGCATGTGCTAACTAGCGCTAAACTAGGTgatgtatatatctacatatttaaataaaataaaataattatattgaaaaacttaacttgaaaatatttacataccatCATTGACGTGCCCGCTATAATCATAACAGTGGAGCGCAAACCATCAGATAAATTTTGACTTAGTGAGTTGCCGATCATATATGTGTCATTAACTAAACGATTGAGCAGTTCTCCAGTACCTTTCGTATCGAACCAGCCCGTTTCTTGTAAGAGCATGCGATTATATACCCTAGTTCGCAAATCTTTCACAATGCGCAAAGCTTTATAGATAcaataattgatcaattacctcggaaatataaataaatgcaataatgtTGCTTACATGCGCTATTGAAGAGGTAAACCCTGAGGTAGTTAGTCAAGCCACCAAGTACGAAGAttgctaataaaataattgaaaaatctttCAACTTATCCATAGTCGCCGCATGCGTTTCTTTCTTATCAAAAATTATGTCCAATATCTTTCCCAGTGCGAATGGTACACTCATTGTTATGGCCGAAGAAATCACCAGGCAACCCATTGCCgctataaaatattcaaatatttacaatgaagttaaaattttatagcaatttatGACATACCAATAAGTACCAATTTTTCCGACTTCGCTAAGCCAATAAGTCGTATTACATCCTTCCTATGTAATTTAACCTTGGTGGCTTTCTCGACTTGCTGTGCATTATTGCTTACATTACTCCGAAATCGCGCTAGCCGCAGGCATACATTACCACGCACAGTGGGactgaatatttgtttttgtattgaacGTACGCCATGTAGTGTGATAAAACCTCTATTAATTGTTGCTGGCCGCAATGACACGAATGGTTGGCGTACACCACAGTGACTTGTAAGGCGTGTAAGCGCACCTTTTAAGCAGACACAGCGTATAATCATTTTAATAAGcacttattttaatttataacaatataaaaCTATGCGCGATATACATAACAGCGTACGAaaaacacaacgcacgacaaaAACATCTGATTAGAAATTCACAAGGTTACCAAAGTTTTGTAATTGTGTAATTTTTATCGATAACGAGATATTTCGATAACTATGCTTTACTGTTTTTATGgcaaaataattgtatatttatttaaaaaaaaaacagccttATTGAAAACTTCGTATGAGTGATATTTCATATGGAAATATTCACtgatttgaaattcaaaaatttttgtaatcgtATATGCTTTTTTTACAacgaatatttgtattaaaatctgaaataaattaaaaacaaaaaactgtgaTTTATAATACTTTCGGGGTAGCAGTTAACTTGGCCAGTCCAAAATCTAATTTTGCACTGGCAATAAAGCGATGGTCAAAACCAGAGGTGAACTCAAAATTGGACGATGTTTATTCGGCTTCATTATTAactataacatatacatatatgttcttAGTTATTCCACATCAAAACAAATGCTTTATTTTTGCGCCAACGATCAAAAGCTGCCTCACTGCAAATCGTACTTTACTTTAGTTGccttttaaaaatcaaaaaataatatcaaaatttgtttttaaatgtacTGTTCTACCTTTAAGCCGTTACCCTTCATTCTATTCTattaggaaataaaataaatctataaagttttgttatacattttaactttattttaatgaTCTCATTTTATGCATCATTACTTAGTAAATATTAAATGCGTATATGAGAAAGTCGATTATATGTGTACTTATTCAGTTATTTAAGTTTTCATTTCTTATACTCACATTGTGTAATTTACGAAAAAGAAAGTTATCTAcctcatatatataattatatatgtaaaatatttgggTTATACGAGTGTATACATATCTCATTTAAATCTTTTCAGCACACTAAAGAATTAATAATTATCATTAATATTATTCTTGTTatttagaataaattatttcaacttacatgttatatacatacatgttatatatatacttttaattaaaatatgagcaaatttattgttatatgtGTAGTTTTGAACATTAACTGTATTTTTTAGATGTTGTGAAGTTAACGAAGTACATCATTTATGTTAGGAGAACAGTTATAGAAGATACTTCTGTCAAATATTCGcaaatttaattccaaaaaaatgacggagagatttcttaattttaagaaagtttatttatttttaaattgtatactttttaatttaatatttttctgtataatgattttattgttgatTATTTACAGAGTATAACGCCACATGATTTTTGGAGATTTTCAAATATACAGTTACATAATGTATTAGTAACtgtaaatatacatttgtagaatttaattttattcaaatttttgcgttcctatttcctatattttgttaatatgtatatgtatgtatatgtatgtatatatattgttttcattattagtatttgtatttatttttaagtttttaacgctttcaattaattatttccttttaatttttaatgtttcatttcatttctttcaATATGAAGAGATTTTGAATTTCTTGTAGATTGTCTTAAATTTGGCatctgatttttgaaaataaacaataatattaagtaaaatCTGAAATATATACGAAAAAAAGCGACAATTGTaaaccttttttgttttatcctTGGCTATCAAGCTGACACCTTAATAAACAGCTATTAAATAGTAATAGGTAAAGACCCGAAGGACTATCAATTAGTCAGCAATTAATTGTCTCAATTATTTGAGAAACAACGTTAAATTTTCGAGAGAGTCCTGTATTTAAGTTTGTTTGCTCAGAGTCAACATAAGTTACTATGTAAATAAGTTTGACTTATTTAAGGTTTGACTGACATTAACAATATCAGTTACGACAAAATCTATAACGGTTtttatacaacttttttttaaacccCCACTGCTCTTACTTAAAGAAACGTTTTTGGTAGAGGACTGCCATATGTATAGCAAAGTTTTCTTACAATTaccatacaattttattttattttaattatgaaaattcactCACTCAAAATTATGCTCACACtcaagaaaataaatttgtagagCAAATGGAATAActtcaagttgttttttgattaaaaaattagatagaaataataataaagttatgaaaatctaTCGCTTTGTCGACGATTACTCAAGCAAAGAACTCTGAACCCTAAAATGCGGCAGTGTAAATGGAACATTAGTGGTTTTTCAatgaacaaataataatttgtttgtaaatattgaaataataaaaatatataaaataataaaaaaaaataaaataaaatataccgtCTTTTACttcgaaatttaataataaatctgaaatagttttaaaataaattaaaaaatgtaaattagtttgaaatatgtaagtatatttatCGTGTTGTTTCTTTATACAAATCTTAtgaatatttacacaaatatagTGTGAAGATTTCAGGATTTAAAcactttacatataaaataggACATTGTGGGTGCACTTTCATTTACAAATTAGCAACTACTATGCTATATGTCATGCTTATACAATACTTGTTTTATTGATTAGTTTTTGCGCATTATtgcgtttttttaatttttggtttaatttttttaacactttagttatgccaatttaaaatttatatattatcagtaaataatagacaattttttatattttttaccataATGCCCTTaagcattttcattttatttcaaatgcattaaaatttttatatttcgaatacattagtattaaaattaatattcatattttaactTTTCAAATTTGTCTTACAATTGTACAAATTGTTTGATTTGTAAACGCAATTGTTTGGTGTTCGTTAAGTGTACAAAATTAAATCGCATTATTACATTAAGTGTCATTAGTCAGTAGTCTCACTTAATAAATAACTAgctattaaatacatttatatggtAAACTTACATTACATTTACACACACGCAGTGCTTTCGCTTACAATTAACTTATCGCAATACTGTTTAGTATACTCGTAAATATCGTAaatatataactacatatatgtatatatgtatacgcgtTTGTATGTTTTAA
This genomic interval carries:
- the LOC105217120 gene encoding ATP-binding cassette sub-family B member 10, mitochondrial; this encodes MIIRCVCLKGALTRLTSHCGVRQPFVSLRPATINRGFITLHGVRSIQKQIFSPTVRGNVCLRLARFRSNVSNNAQQVEKATKVKLHRKDVIRLIGLAKSEKLVLIAAMGCLVISSAITMSVPFALGKILDIIFDKKETHAATMDKLKDFSIILLAIFVLGGLTNYLRVYLFNSASLRIVKDLRTRVYNRMLLQETGWFDTKGTGELLNRLVNDTYMIGNSLSQNLSDGLRSTVMIIAGTSMMIYTSPSLALVSTCVVPCVAGMAIIYGRYVRNITRSLLDKFANISKTVEERLGNIKTVKGFCKEHEESKAYELLLADALNLGYKEVKARSLFFGLTGFSGNVIIISVLYYGGTLVISDALSIGALTSFILYAAYSAISINGLSNFYTELNKGVGAAQRVWEILDRQYAIPLHTGFIPQIAPRGEIKFENVLFSFPSRVESIILNNFNLILLPGETTAVVGRSGSGKTTISTLLLRLYDPLQGRVLLDGTDLRELNPIWLRSHIGAVNQEPTLFSGSIRDNILYGLNPGTKVNEEAFADAIRKAHVDEFASQLPNGLNTLVGQRGMMLSGGQRQRVAIARALIKNPAILILDEATSALDSVSEELVQNAIEQVSKGRTVLTIAHRLSTIRNADKIAVLENGSVVEQGRYDELITSEAGTFRELIRKQAFMVNS
- the Adf1_39 gene encoding uncharacterized protein Adf1_39; amino-acid sequence: MFEDDLINAVRKYPCLYDKNNKTSERTQQIIKRCWNNVSIETGEPVERCQSRWRSLRDRFVRENKNYVKRNQVSLWKFMENLEFLREFIDTRRKKIKMEVNHRDILQTNSEEIDDESFCSNDNNHFGEENSNSSQKRSCDESLDFEFEDFTTIEIQSEQNIPHIEALIETPLTEPSISQSFKRSIRSRTNTKDTETKFDTLVGTLNEYIKSRLKERKKSKHEDFFGLLNTYLSKLPEKDQDNLKADILIMVLNKTREA
- the LOC105217128 gene encoding mitochondrial ribonuclease P catalytic subunit, with the translated sequence MHSHFCLFVLPHQSNNVLNKMLCLNIFRQCKKISPYLSSLQLQLINHVARKSSTYKRSQLSVPHTDHLLSVKKDLFEQRTELSDSEWQELRNNLISKYKHISYSNVDAIILGLCGGTDQLSLAKSYVHYLRECGLEPNLASFGRLLRIYNSTYHKRGVNDASLTPEEKQDILDIYAKLRERYEILDASTCENLIYGLVCTKEWQMGVDLLNMSKLTSTPSIGAYTELTVKAFAKSELNIGWNLLEETVAQGKEPKCEAYSAYLQYVAQEPLTLQCNLEKLFAFWEKYELIITANVAKCITEILNNNLHNAELSQIDAQGKCNQCKVHMRTVTITDAEYAKLSNSFLNKVLIRNDVFQKSTPEEVEHFKRYVTKTAPYDCVIDGLNVAYSMGTKKPAKFLASLLANVVKHFKNQGKHVLVLGRKHMNNWPKDSMFYIRKNASLFLTSNLSQDDPFLLYATLKSGQSTDFFSRDMMRSHAFLLGNELRNIFRHWQQVHQYSLITQTDNGRIIVKEPTRYLLCTHKVQDTWHVPYKQSYSPNPAELFEVPESWLCIKFK